One genomic region from Nocardioides plantarum encodes:
- a CDS encoding VOC family protein: MPPTGPIPGLTRVDHIGLTVPDLDEAHTFFVDLLGCEPMYDLGPFAHDDDWMTRQLGVAADTVMRRLRFFRLGGQAIFEVFEYDARAQATTPPLNSDVGGHHVALYVDDLDAAVAHLRAAGVEVLGEPVSSSGPSAGQRWIYFRAPWGLQLELVSYPHGKAYDRTGEAH, from the coding sequence ATGCCCCCCACCGGCCCCATCCCCGGACTGACCCGGGTCGACCACATCGGGCTGACCGTCCCGGACCTCGACGAGGCGCACACGTTCTTCGTCGACCTCCTGGGCTGCGAGCCGATGTACGACCTGGGCCCGTTCGCCCACGACGACGACTGGATGACCCGCCAGCTCGGCGTGGCCGCCGACACGGTGATGCGACGGCTGCGGTTCTTCCGCCTCGGTGGACAGGCGATCTTCGAGGTCTTCGAGTACGACGCCCGCGCGCAGGCCACGACGCCCCCGCTCAACAGCGACGTCGGCGGCCACCACGTCGCGCTCTACGTCGACGACCTCGACGCCGCGGTGGCCCACCTGCGGGCCGCCGGCGTCGAGGTGCTCGGTGAGCCGGTCAGCAGCAGCGGCCCCAGCGCCGGTCAGCGCTGGATCTACTTCCGTGCCCCGTGGGGCCTGCAGCTCGAGCTGGTCTCCTACCCGCACGGCAAGGCCTACGACCGCACCGGCGAGGCGCACTAG